In Kryptolebias marmoratus isolate JLee-2015 linkage group LG22, ASM164957v2, whole genome shotgun sequence, a single window of DNA contains:
- the hs3st1l1 gene encoding heparan sulfate (glucosamine) 3-O-sulfotransferase 1-like1 gives MACFLVSVFLLVLQVHAAPSELLQTGLTLDSTVLNPGLAANFSEDATPSPPPGTSKRTPHSIIIGVRKGGTRALLEMLDIHPEVAVAATEVHFFDWDDNYAKGLEWYRELMPYSYPHQITVEKTPGYFTSALAPERICAMNSSIKLLLILRDPTERVISDYTQVYFNRLENHKPVQAIENLLVRSGALNIRYKAIQRSLYDVHMRNWLRHFPLEQIHIVDGDALIRDPLPELQKVERFLNLPPRIVSSNFYFNQTKGFYCIRSDGRERCLHESKGRPHPSVNGTVLQQLRSFLREHNRTFFRLVKRTFDWQ, from the coding sequence ATGGCATGTTTCCTGGTATCTGTGTTTCTGCTGGTCCTCCAGGTCCACGCTGCTCCATCTGAGCTCCTTCAGACAGGACTAACTCTGGACTCCACAGTCCTCAATCCAGGACTAGCAGCCAACTTTTCAGAAGATGCAACTCCATCTCCACCTCCAGGAACTAGCAAACGAACTCCACACAGCATCATTATTGGGGTACGCAAAGGGGGTACAAGGGCACTGTTGGAGATGTTGGACATACACCCTGAAGTCGCTGTTGCTGCCACCGAGGTGCACTTCTTTGACTGGGACGACAACTACGCTAAGGGTCTTGAGTGGTACCGGGAGCTCATGCCTTACTCGTACCCTCATCAGATCACCGTGGAAAAAACTCCCGGTTACTTCACATCAGCTCTCGCACCGGAGCGGATCTGTGCCATGAACTCATCCATAAAACTGTTGCTGATCCTGCGGGACCCGACGGAGCGGGTCATCTCGGACTACACCCAGGTGTATTTCAACCGGCTGGAGAACCACAAGCCGGTTCAAGCCATCGAGAACCTGCTGGTGCGCAGCGGAGCCCTGAATATCCGCTACAAGGCGATCCAGAGGAGCCTGTACGACGTCCACATGCGCAACTGGCTGCGCCACTTCCCCCTGGAACAAATACACATCGTAGACGGGGACGCTCTGATCCGGGACCCTCTACCGGAACTCCAGAAGGTGGAGCGCTTCCTGAACCTGCCTCCGCGGATAGTATCCTCCAACTTCTACTTCAACCAGACCAAAGGGTTTTACTGCATTCGAAGCGATGGACGAGAGCGGTGTCTGCATGAGTCCAAGGGACGTCCTCACCCATCTGTTAACGGAACTGTTCTGCAACAGCTGCGCTCCTTCCTACGAGAACACAACCGGACCTTCTTCAGGCTGGTGAAACGTACATTTGACTGGCAATAA